Proteins encoded within one genomic window of Hermetia illucens chromosome 2, iHerIll2.2.curated.20191125, whole genome shotgun sequence:
- the LOC119650446 gene encoding antigen 5 like allergen Cul n 1-like — protein sequence MKKSGWKLAFALYSFTILVQVQSSTDYCEICENHIACGNDGSFSPSCDAGRKIINLDRFKGLIVHKHNKYRNKFAKGAMKFKPAARMATMQWDDELAELAELNVKRCEMAHDECRNTERFSMSGQNLAWSWTSGSLSAKKAIKHGIKDWFHEYKDANQRNLDKLRFDGPVIGHFTVMVNDLNTHVGCALLIQPKDGGKESFFACNYAQTNILNRPLYIKGRPASKCIKGKNRKYPALCDVSEPIDPNEPHKLKRRRERW from the exons ATGAAAAAATCGGGATGGAAACTAGCGTTTGCGTTGTATTCCTTCACTATCTTGGTGCAAGTACAATCGTCAACTGATTACTGTGAAATTTGTGAAAATCACATTGCCTGCGGAAATGATGGA TCCTTCAGCCCATCGTGTGATGCGGGACGTAAAATAATTAACTTAGATCGCTTCAAGGGTCTAATTGTTCACAAACATAACAAGTACCGGAACAAATTCGCGAAGGGGGCAATGAAGTTCAAACCAGCTGCTCGTATGGCGACAATG CAATGGGATGACGAACTAGCAGAATTGGCCGAGCTGAATGTCAAGCGGTGCGAAATGGCCCATGACGAATGCCGTAACACGGAACGCTTTTCAATGTCCggtcaaaatttggcatggagtTGGACTTCGGGATCCCTGAGTGCAAAAAAAGCCATTAAGCATGGTATTAAAGATTGGTTTCACGAGTATAAAGACgctaatcaaagaaatttagatAAGTTGAGATTTGACGG ACCTGTCATTGGACACTTCACCGTTATGGTAAATGATCTCAACACACATGTAGGCTGCGCACTGCTGATACAACCCAAAGATGGTGGCAAGGAGTCATTTTTTGCCTGTAATTATGCTCAAACTAATATTCTAAACAGACCATTATATATCAAAGGACGACCGGCGTCGAAATGCATTAAAggcaaaaatagaaaataccCAGCCTTGTGTGACGTTTCGGAGCCCATTGATCCTAATGAGCCACACAAACTAAAGAGGAGGAGGGAGAGATGGTAA